One genomic window of Brienomyrus brachyistius isolate T26 chromosome 16, BBRACH_0.4, whole genome shotgun sequence includes the following:
- the mxra5a gene encoding immunoglobulin superfamily member 10 encodes MAHAGATLLSVIVLLALLPQARPCPRPCACYQPTEVHCTFRSLLTVPAGIPKQVERVNLGFNAINRITTSSFTALRKLQVLLMHGNDLHNIPDAVFRDLVSLEVLKMSFNKLRVIKRSTFLGLSSLIRIHLDHNKIEFIHPDAFQGLTALRLVNLEGNHLQRLHPATFATFSLLEHFHISTLKHLHLSNNSLATLPRQMLEKIPQLESLFLHGNPWACDCRLKWFIDWSTLSSDVLKCRKDKAYPNGELCPACFSPKHLRSKGIMEQEEFTCTGPVINSHRVSTVPQEMESEILSLEHFKETFGNVTLNLSDEHGNKVDLDCIINETQGSTKISWNHTNSQQITANMSIFVDFECPIDRANYEKLWKLIAYYSEVPVHLQREIMLTKEPNLSYRYRQDMEKDAYYYTGVRAAIMAQPSWLMQSSVSLQLNRPHSTGKSVKLIFGTRFSQVVDTEMIRREERTWVMIESKNDTRTMLSAVVGGTSEMDCNVLSSGHPDITWILPDGSKVVAPYTSANNRVSVSSTGRLIIKSVDHSDSGVYYCTAQVRGDLDVLPFRLSVDDSSRPSPGNEESSKVTKLSGETLSLPCSASGTPNAELNWILPDSSVINFKGSSSRASVYANGTLLIPQSRLTDSGYYKCVALNLHGMDSVATNVTIIRRQGMQPLRRIPMRPQPASGISTKVKALVEENEELSGDGIPERASSVHSHLQNQKRNQKSNVQGHPSRNSWRRPIPRRKPNEKGSHIDNGKNTIDPRRRINALNKKIDPQQWANILAKIRDRNNPGSEEFKSVPTSLPTTTEKISKVSEPNNDSEGSSIGYTNLQEERDFVVSTIQPPTENVKYNLITKTSISEDQSSHIYQISAPQTNINSDAVTTSSYILHSTSDPQVPNDIVTKNYNEGKYNTDVLHVTEPVPTWKMHSSTLASSSSIAAPKHFVRSGSDIESDGSNEPTMTQSSKYGDELYHGQDKQVEILSPKHNSNAVTSTDNNVNTTLLTSLTTAQPDSKLKYMINKNNSSLQLLIQSAAPNEKHTRQRSHSNLVPSRTRNPLNSKRVSGRKRPNRLRARPNKSNPSPQLPTARVWLTSVSFPTVMAITPTSRPETPDTKSTLLKAPIMVSITGHQVSPNRMTEQTVSLNHHRTDAVSKTSEHNMSSKSQDISKSSTEPQYNFRSSTITAVTQKASVSLVNGPNELSKNKEASEAFPTSLAGPTVLTLAAGQEDFTSNSLSALNAFEETYSKKPAEDAHLMPSPSDSTQTSHVQAETPAKQGLIRTNNKHKYANSEGMTNNNKDTEKMPFLPASVSTLFPPTTGTMETYDTAISSDSRSLHIPTISNIFEENQTQKEIRPNQQNHDQVLTKIQTIAQSRLTEGSVFTKNMSVITRPKPKINGEGPTPANPPAREKDKLLPKKDTIPRTTATANESNRATTFTSVIQATESSVTEATTISKVTHRQEVIFTDSKSKLLPDSHFNRMNNGLHNSSGNAGVKYVSDRHYGTKLSSNPYPYYLSGMPDLNRTQGRTQLLSNSRLNIPKSGIVATSATVRSTRKTIATAPTSTSRTITLPSRITVPPHVGLGGDTKHTNTPSFPFIDLTQRVSQHPHQQPSRPIQRGKPRITTTNLPMISVNAEVDAVLPCETTGEPKPFLSWTKVSTGTMLALNTRIQRFEVHPNGSLIIRNTQLQDRGQYLCTVQNQYGVDKMMVTLIVLAQKPQMLQPHDRDVTVYLGDSIKIPCQAHGFPTPHISWIMPDRTTLHTAGGADQRGTLLGNGTLHIRSASFTDRGIYKCTAGNMAGTDSLSVRLQVVALPPMIQQQSRENVTLTEGRAAYLHCSAKGAPQPTVRWLTFNGTQIRPSQFLSGNLFVFPNGTLYIQNLSPRHTGSYECMASNVVGVSRRNVGLTVTRVSSTAKITSASPLNNDVTYGGKLRLDCTAAGDPGPKIIWRTPSKKLVDEHYSFDPRIKVFNNGTLTVEAVTEKDEGDYLCVARNKMGHDYVLLKVSVMMKPAKIEYKQLTNQKVSYGGALKVDCITSGLPNPEIKWSLPDGTMVNSIMQSDDSGIRTSKYVVFDNGTLYFNDAGMKEEGDYTCYAENQIGKDEMKVHIKVVTAAPVIKNKTYNTIRVPYGESVSLSCSAKGEPTPTVMWFSPTNRVITRVSEKYEVHNDGTLVIQKAQRSDNGNYTCTARNTAGQDRKVSRVEVQVSPPTINGMKNGVNIVRQTAFKDQSTLLHCNADGMPMPRVLWILPENVVLPSPYSGSRITVHRNGTLEIRFLRKTDSVELICIARNEGGEARLVVHLDVREVVELQKPQLKNPRAETMLLIIGKAMSLNCTFEGTPTPEITWILPNGSPLQRGTQFSRLFHSTDGSLHIQNPTVSEAGTYRCVGRNPAGYSERTITLELVRNPEISNKYNTIVNTVYGENILLHCLSNGNPPPKLSWTLPSGVVLTRPQRMGRYMVMQNGTLMVQQATVYDRGTYTCRSSNEYGASLLSVPVMVVSYPPRITSGPSPVTYARFGVAIQLNCMTMGIPKADVIWELPNKTQIMASSHPRLFGNKYLHPQGSLIIQNPSRSDMGSYKCTAKNVVGSDSKTTYLQVF; translated from the exons ATGGCACATGCAGGTGCCACCTTACTGTCAGTGATTGTGCTGCTGGCTTTGCTGCCCCAAGCTCGCCCGTGTCCACGCCCGTGTGCCTGCTACCAGCCTACGGAGGTGCACTGCACCTTCCGCTCCCTGCTCACTGTCCCAGCAGGCATTCCCAAACAAGTGGAGCGTGTAAATCTGGG GTTTAATGCCATAAACAGGATCACAACTAGTTCTTTCACAGCGTTAAGAAAGCTGCAAGTTCTTCTGATGCATGGAAATGACCTACACAATATCCCAGATGCGGTCTTCAGAGACCTGGTGTCATTGGAG GTCCTGAAGATGAGCTTCAACAAACTGAGAGTGATCAAAAGAAGCACTTTTCTAGGGTTATCGAGCTTGATTCGAATACACTTGGATCACAACAAAATTGAATTCATCCACCCTGATGCCTTCCAAGGTCTGACGGCTCTTCGCCTGGTCAATCTGGAAGGGAACCACCTACAGCGGCTCCACCCTGCCACCTTTGCGACATTCTCCCTCCTAGAGCACTTCCATATCTCCACCTTGAAGCACCTACACCTTTCAAACAACAGCCTTGCCACTTTGCCCAGGCAGATGCTGGAGAAGATCCCACAGCTGGAGAGCCTGTTCCTACATGGGAATCCGTGGGCCTGTGACTGCAGGTTAAAATGGTTCATTGACTGGAGCACACTTTCTTCAG ATGTGCTGAAGTGCAGGAAAGATAAAGCTTATCCAAATGGTGAGCTGTGTCCAGCGTGTTTTTCACCGAAGCATTTGAGAAGTAAAGGTATCATGGAACAAGAAGAATTCACTTGCACAGGTCCAGTCATTAACTCACATCGAGTCAGTACTGTTCCCCAAGAGATGGAGAGTGAAATTCTCTCTTTGGAGCATTTTAAAGAAACGTTCGGAAATGTCACACTCAATCTGTCTGATGAGCATGGAAACAAAGTCGATCTTGACTGCATTATTAATGAAACTCAGGGGTCTACAAAAATCAGTTGGAACCATACAAACAGCCAACAGATTACAGCAAACATGAGCATCTTTGTGGATTTTGAATGCCCAATAGATCGGGCAAACTATGAGAAATTGTGGAAGCTCATCGCATACTACAGTGAAGTTCCTGTACATCTACAGAGAGAAATCATGCTCACCAAAGAGCCAAATTTAAGTTATAGATACAGACAGGATATGGAAAAAGATGCCTATTACTACACAGGGGTGAGAGCTGCCATTATGGCCCAGCCCTCATGGCTGATGCAGTCATCTGTCAGCCTACAGCTGAATAGACCTCATTCGACTGGAAAAAGTGTCAAGTTAATCTTCGGCACTCGTTTTTCACAAGTGGTTGATACCGAAATGATCAGAAGGGAAGAAAGGACATGGGTTATGATAGAATCCAAAAATGACACCAGAACTATGCTCAGTGCTGTTGTTGGAGGTACAAGTGAAATGGATTGCAATGTACTCAGTTCTGGTCATCCAGATATTACTTGGATTCTTCCAGATGGCTCAAAAGTGGTTGCACCTTATACTAGTGCTAACAATAGGGTTTCTGTCTCCAGTACAGGAAGACTGATTATTAAATCAGTAGACCACTCAGATTCTGGTGTGTACTACTGCACTGCTCAGGTGAGGGGCGACCTTGATGTTCTTCCATTTCGCCTTTCTGTTGATGACTCCTCAAGGCCTTCCCCAGGAAATGAAGAAAGCTCCAAAGTGACTAAATTAAGTGGGGAGACTCTCTCTCTGCCCTGTAGTGCTTCTGGTACCCCCAATGCAGAATTAAACTGGATCCTTCCTGACAGCAGTGTGATTAACTTTAAGGGAAGCTCATCCAGGGCTTCTGTTTATGCAAATGGAACATTACTCATACCACAGAGTCGTTTGACTGACAGCGGATATTACAAATGTGTGGCATTAAACTTGCATGGCATGGATTCTGTGGCAACAAATGTAACTATTATACGAAGACAAGGGATGCAGCCATTGAGGAGGATCCCCATGCGGCCCCAGCCTGCCTCAGGTATATCAACAAAAGTAAAAGCTTTGGTGGAAGAAAATGAGGAGTTGTCTGGGGATGGTATTCCAGAAAGAGCATCTTCTGTTCATTCACATTTGCAAAATCAAAAGCGGAATCAGAAGAGCAATGTTCAAGGACATCCATCAAGAAATTCTTGGAGAAGACCAATACCACGGAGGAAACCAAATGAGAAAGGTTCCCACATAGACAATGGAAAGAATACAATAGACCCAAGAAGAagaattaatgcattaaataaaaaaatagaccCACAGCAATGGGCTAACATTTTGGCAAAAATCCGTGACAGAAATAATCCGGGGAGTGAGGAATTCAAGTCTGTTCCTACCAGTTTACCAACAACGACAGAGAAGATTAGCAAAGTATCTGAACCTAATAATGACTCCGAAGGATCTTCCATTGGTTACACAAACTTACAGGAAGAAAGAGATTTTGTCGTCTCCACAATACAGCCTCCAActgaaaatgtaaaatacaacctAATCACAAAAACCTCAATATCTGAAGACCAGAGCAGCCATATATATCAAATATCTGCCCCACAAACAAATATTAACTCAGATGCTGTCACCACTAGTAGTTATATTTTACATTCCACATCTGATCCACAAGTACCCAATGATATTGTCACAAAAAATTATAATGAAGGGAAATACAACACAGATGTTCTACATGTGACAGAACCTGTCCCAACATGGAAGATGCATAGTAGCACACTGGCCAGTAGTTCATCTATCGCAGCTCCCAAACATTTCGTAAGATCTGGCAGCGATATTGAATCAGATGGAAGTAATGAACCTACTATGACACAAAGTTCAAAATATGGTGATGAACTGTATCATGGCCAAGATAAACAAGTAGAGATATTATCACCTAAACATAATTCCAATGCCGTAACAAGTACAGACAATAATGTAAACACAACTCTATTAACATCCCTTACAACAGCTCAACCTGATTCCAAATTAAAGTATATGATCAACAAAAACAATAGTTCTCTTCAACTGCTAATACAAAGTGCTGCCCCAAATGAAAAACATACAAGGCAGAGGTCTCATTCCAACTTGGTCCCATCGCGCACAAGAAACCCATTGAATTCAAAGAGGGTTAGTGGTCGGAAAAGACCCAACAGACTAAGAGCAAGGCCAAATAAGTCTAACCCATCTCCACAGCTGCCCACTGCCAGAGTATGGTTAACCTCAGTATCTTTTCCAACAGTTATGGCCATTACTCCCACTTCCAGACCAGAAACACCAGACACCAAATCCACATTACTAAAAGCACCAATCATGGTTTCCATAACTGGCCATCAAGTGTCACCAAATAGAATGACTGAACAGACAGTCTCTTTAAATCATCACAGAACTGACGCAGTATCAAAAACCTCAGAACACAATATGTCATCCAAAAGCCAGGACATTAGTAAATCAAGCACCGAGCCTCAGTATAATTTCAGAAGTTCCACAATTACAGCAGTGACTCAAAAAGCTTCTGTGAGTCTGGTAAACGGACCTAATGAACTGAGTAAAAACAAAGAGGCCTCTGAAGCATTTCCGACCTCGTTGGCAGGTCCCACAGTCCTTACATTGGCAGCAGGTCAGGAAGATTTTACGAGCAATAGTCTTTCAGCACTTAATGCTTTTGAAGAGACTTACAGTAAAAAGCCAGCTGAAGACGCACATTTGATGCCAAGCCCGAGTGATTCCACACAGACCTCCCATGTACAAGCAGAAACTCCAGCAAAACAAGGCCTCATCAGAACAAACAATAAGCATAAATACGCAAATTCTGAAGGAatgacaaataataataaagacacTGAAAAGATGCCATTCCTACCAGCTTCAGTGTCCACATTATTCCCTCCCACAACAGGCACTATGGAAACGTATGACACAGCTATCTCTTCAGATTCACGAAGCCTCCACATTCCCACAATTTCAAACATTTTTGAAGAAAACCAAACACAGAAGGAAATTCGGCCAAACCAACAAAACCATGAccaagtattaacaaaaatccaAACAATAGCTCAGTCAAGGCTCACTGAAGGCTCTGTCTTCACTAAAAACATGTCAGTTATCACAAGACCAAAACCAAAAATAAATGGTGAGGGTCCTACACCAGCAAACCCACCAGCAAGAGAAAAGGATAAATTATTGCCCAAGAAAGACACCATACCTAGAACAACTGCTACAGCTAATGAATCTAACAGGGCAACAACATTTACATCAGTAATCCAGGCGACTGAATCAAGTGTCACCGAGGCAACTACCATATCAAAAGTGACACATCGACAAGAAGTCATCTTTACAGACTCTAAATCTAAGCTTCTACCAGATTCCCACTTTAACAGAATGAATAATGGATTACATAATAGCTCAGGGAATGCTGGTGTAAAGTATGTTTCTGACAGACACTATGGAACTAAACTCAGCTCAAATCCATACCCATATTATCTCTCAGGGATGCCTGATCTTAACAGGACACAGGGTAGGACCCAACTACTTAGTAACTCCAGATTAAACATTCCAAAATCAGGAATTGTGGCAACCTCTGCCACTGTACGATCAACCAGAAAGACTATTGCGACTGCTCCCACAAGTACCTCCAGGACAATAACATTACCATCAAGGATAACAGTTCCTCCGCATGTTGGTCTGGGTGGTGACACCAAACATACAAACACTCCATCTTTCCCGTTTATTGACCTCACTCAGCGTGTCTCCCAACACCCACATCAACAACCTTCAAGACCAATCCAACGTGGAAAGCCAAGAATCACCACCACTAACCTCCCTATGATATCTGTGAATGCTGAGGTGGATGCAGTTTTGCCCTGTGAAACCACTGGGGAGCCAAAACCTTTCCTCTCCTGGACTAAAGTCTCTACAG GGACCATGCTTGCTCTGAACACCAGGATCCAGAGGTTCGAGGTGCATCCAAATGGGAGCCTCATCATCCGAAATACACAACTGCAGGACCGTGGTCAATACCTATGTACAGTGCAGAATCAGTATGGAGtggataagatgatggtcaCGCTGATCGTTCTGGCACAGAAGCCCCAGATGCTGCAGCCACATGACCGTGACGTGACGGTGTACCTCGGGGACAGCATCAAAATACCATGCCAGGCACACGggttccccaccccccacatctCCTGGATCATGCCCGACAGGACCACCCTACACACGGCTGGCGGTGCAGATCAGAGGGGCACGCTTCTGGGCAATGGCACGCTTCACATTAGATCTGCAAGCTTCACGGATCGCGGGATTTACAAATGCACAGCGGGAAACATGGCCGGCACAGATTCTCTCTCCGTGCGGCTGCAAGTCGTCGCCCTGCCTCCCATGATACAGCAGCAAAGTCGTGAGAATGTCACGCTCACTGAAGGCAGGGCAGCCTATCTCCACTGCTCAGCAAAGGGTGCCCCCCAGCCCACCGTTCGCTGGCTCACGTTCAACGGCACACAGATCCGCCCCTCTCAGTTTCTCAGCGGCAACCTATTTGTGTTCCCGAACGGCACGCTGTACATCCAGAATCTCTCACCCAGGCACACCGGCAGCTACGAGTGCATGGCCAGCAATGTCGTGGGCGTGTCTAGGAGGAACGTGGGCCTGACAGTGACCAGGGTCTCCTCCACAGCCAAAATCACCTCTGCGTCTCCGCTGAACAATGACGTCACGTACGGAGGGAAGCTACGCCTCGACTGTACTGCTGCTGGAGATCCAGGACCTAAGATCATATGGAGAACCCCATCCAAGAAGCTAGTTGATGAACATTATAG TTTTGATCCTAGGATCAAAGTCTTCAATAACGGGACGCTGACAGTCGAGGCAGTAACCGAAAAGGATGAGGGCGACTACTTGTGTGTTGCCAGAAATAAAATGGGACATGATTATGTGCTTCTCAAGGTTAGTGTAATGATGAAACCGGCTAAGATTGAGTACAAacagctgaccaatcagaaggTGTCATATGGCGGAGCCTTAAAGGTTGACTGCATCACATCCGGCCTTCCCAACCCGGAGATCAAGTGGAGTCTGCCAGATGGTACCATGGTAAACAGCATCATGCAGTCTGATGACAGTGGAATTCGCACCAGTAAGTATGTGGTCTTTGACAATGGGACCCTCTACTTTAACGATGCCGGAATGAAGGAGGAGGGAGATTATACATGTTACGCTGAGAATCAGATTGGGAAGGATGAGATGAAAGTCCACATTAAAGTGGTGACAGCAGCTCCCGTCATCAAAAACAAAACCTACAACACCATAAGAGTTCCGTATGGCGAGTCAGTGTCTCTAAGCTGCAGTGCTAAAGGGGAACCAACTCCAACTGTTATGTGGTTTTCTCCCACAAACCGTGTTATCACCCGTGTATCCGAAAAGTATGAGGTACATAATGACGGGACATTGGTGATCCAGAAAGCCCAGAGGTCTGACAATGGCAACTATACCTGTACGGCACGCAACACTGCAGGGCAGGATCGAAAGGTCAGCAGAGTAGAAGTGCAAGTCTCTCCACCTACTATTAATGGCATGAAGAATGGGGTGAACATAGTCCGCCAGACGGCCTTTAAGGATCAGTCTACACTGTTGCACTGCAATGCAGATGGGATGCCCATGCCGAGGGTTTTGTGGATTTTGCCGGAGAATGTTGTCCTCCCCTCTCCATACTCCGGGAGCAGAATAACAGTCCATCGTAATGGAACTCTGGAGATCCGTTTCCTCAGGAAAACAGACTCGGTTGAGCTGATCTGTATCGCCCGTAATGAGGGAGGGGAGGCAAGGTTAGTGGTCCATCTGGATGTGAGAGAGGTTGTAGAGCTGCAGAAACCACAGCTCAAGAATCCTAGAGCTGAGACCATGTTGCTCATTATTGGGAAAGCCATGAGTCTGAACTGCACTTTTGAGGGTACTCCAACTCCAGAGATTACCTGGATTCTCCCCAACGGTTCTCCACTTCAGCGTGGGACCCAGTTCTCCAGGTTGTTCCATTCAACAGATGGATCTCTGCACATCCAGAATCCCACAGTGTCGGAGGCTGGGACGTATCGTTGTGTGGGTCGAAATCCAGCAGGATACAGTGAACGAACCATCACCCTGGAACTTGTGAGAAATCCAGAAATCAGCAACAAGTACAACACCATAGTGAACACTGTCTATGGTGAGAACATACTGCTTCATTGCCTTTCCAATGGTAACCCACCTCCTA